The nucleotide sequence CGGTAATCCAGCATATTCCAGTTCCCGATATCGGTATTGACCTCTTCACCGCCTTCCTGGCCGTCAGCACCCAGGCTGAAGACATCCACCGGGCCATGCTCGCCAGGCATCACGTAGTTATAGTCATTACCCCAAGGGTCTTTCGGCAGACGCTTGATATAACCACCATTACGATAATTACGGGGCTCAGGACTTGACGAAGGCGCAGTCACCAGTGCATCCAGGCCTTGATCTGTGGTTGGATAAACACTGTTATCTAGCTTATACATATCCAATGCCTGCTCCAGCGCACCAATATCGGTCACGACTTTCTGCTGATCGGCTTTTTCTTTATTACCCAGCAAGTTCGGGACGACCAGACTGGCCAGTACGCCCAGAATCACGATAACCACCATGACTTCCAGTAGGGTAAAACCGCGTTGTTGACGTTGCATTGAAACACCTCCAAAAGGGAAAACTACATGCCCACCATGTTATTCAGGGCAATGATTGGCATCAGGGTCGCGATGACAATAAACATCACCACCCCCGCCATAACTACAATCAACAGGGGTTCAAACACCCCCAGTGCCATATTGACCAGAGATTCGAAATCTCTGTCCTGATTATCGGCCGCCCGGGTCAGCATCTGCTCCAGCTCGCCACTGCGCTCACCACTGGCGATCATATGGAGCATCATGGGTGGAAAGAGCTTCGTCTGTTCCAGTGAGACGCGAAGACTGGCGCCTTCCCTGACCTTATCGGCCGCCTCCAGAATTTCCTGATTCACCCAGGTATTGGTCATGACCTGAGAGGCGACCTTCATACCATCCAGCAAAGGGATGGCACTGGAGGTACAAATTGACAGCGTGCGGGCAAAGCGGGATGTGTTCAGGCCACGCGCCACTTTGCCAATCACGGGAACCCCCATCATCCGCCTGTCCCAGCGCAGCCGCAAATCCGGACGGCGCAACGCCATCCGGATCCCCGTAATCAACAGTAAGATGGCCA is from Photobacterium sp. TLY01 and encodes:
- the gspG gene encoding type II secretion system major pseudopilin GspG, whose translation is MQRQQRGFTLLEVMVVIVILGVLASLVVPNLLGNKEKADQQKVVTDIGALEQALDMYKLDNSVYPTTDQGLDALVTAPSSSPEPRNYRNGGYIKRLPKDPWGNDYNYVMPGEHGPVDVFSLGADGQEGGEEVNTDIGNWNMLDYR